In Halarcobacter bivalviorum, a genomic segment contains:
- a CDS encoding 3-methyladenine DNA glycosylase — protein sequence MIEISNSFELLKYLKEESLLEKYPEFWWPNENSFEIFLGAILTQNTKWENVEKSLANLREKNLLSLEAINRVDLETLVLAITPSGFKNQKSIRIKKIVSNILEEFFTFESFCKSVGKEWLLEQKGIGLETADAILCYACRQEIMVVDKYTQKLVSSFGYEFETYEDLQAWCEYGINDNLDKIFDLYGYEISLNKLYCRFHGKIVEYMKTRNKQFNKGKK from the coding sequence TTGATTGAAATAAGTAACAGTTTTGAATTATTAAAATATCTAAAAGAAGAGAGTCTACTAGAAAAATATCCTGAGTTTTGGTGGCCAAATGAAAACTCTTTTGAAATATTTTTAGGTGCAATCTTAACTCAAAATACAAAATGGGAAAATGTTGAAAAATCCCTAGCTAATTTACGAGAAAAAAACCTTTTAAGCTTAGAAGCTATAAATAGAGTAGATTTAGAGACTTTGGTTTTAGCAATTACTCCAAGTGGTTTTAAAAATCAAAAATCAATAAGAATTAAAAAAATAGTTTCAAATATTTTAGAAGAGTTTTTTACTTTTGAATCTTTTTGCAAAAGTGTTGGTAAAGAGTGGCTTTTAGAACAAAAAGGAATAGGTTTAGAAACAGCAGATGCTATTCTTTGTTATGCTTGTAGACAAGAGATAATGGTTGTAGATAAGTATACTCAGAAATTAGTAAGCTCTTTTGGCTACGAGTTTGAAACATATGAGGATTTGCAAGCTTGGTGTGAATATGGAATTAATGATAATTTAGATAAAATATTTGACCTATATGGATATGAAATATCACTTAATAAGCTATATTGCCGATTTCATGGCAAAATTGTTGAGTATATGAAAACAAGAAATAAACAGTTTAATAAGGGAAAAAAATGA
- the ubiE gene encoding bifunctional demethylmenaquinone methyltransferase/2-methoxy-6-polyprenyl-1,4-benzoquinol methylase UbiE: MDKQEKIVSMFNDIAGRYDIANRILSMGIDKSWRNKACNKALSLYNKDSLEKIVDVACGTGDMIDFWKTVARKNGIELKNIVGVDPSVGMMDVAKNKFPEVEFIEAGAAQMPLDSNSADLISISYGIRNVVQRQEAFDEFARVLKKDGLVVISEFTKQEKTNILDHVTDFYMNKVLPTIGGIISKNKEAYRYLPDSIDEFLTTDNLCKELKQAGLEPIHVQSFSMKISTLIIARKI; the protein is encoded by the coding sequence ATGGATAAACAAGAAAAAATTGTATCTATGTTTAATGATATTGCGGGAAGATATGATATTGCAAATAGAATTTTAAGTATGGGAATTGATAAGTCTTGGAGAAACAAGGCTTGTAATAAAGCATTAAGTTTATATAACAAAGATAGTTTAGAAAAAATTGTTGATGTTGCTTGTGGTACAGGTGATATGATTGATTTTTGGAAAACAGTTGCTAGAAAAAATGGAATTGAACTAAAAAATATTGTTGGTGTAGACCCTAGTGTTGGGATGATGGATGTTGCAAAGAATAAATTTCCAGAAGTAGAATTTATTGAAGCAGGTGCTGCTCAAATGCCACTTGATAGTAATAGTGCAGATCTTATCTCTATTTCATATGGAATTAGAAATGTAGTACAAAGACAAGAGGCTTTTGATGAGTTTGCAAGAGTACTTAAAAAAGATGGTCTTGTAGTTATCTCAGAGTTTACAAAACAAGAAAAAACAAATATCTTAGACCACGTTACTGATTTTTATATGAATAAAGTTTTACCTACAATTGGTGGAATTATTTCAAAAAATAAAGAAGCATATAGATATTTACCTGATTCAATTGATGAATTTTTAACAACTGATAATCTATGTAAAGAGTTAAAACAAGCTGGACTTGAGCCAATTCATGTTCAATCTTTCTCTATGAAAATCTCTACACTTATTATTGCAAGAAAAATTTAA
- the xseA gene encoding exodeoxyribonuclease VII large subunit: MNSAISVSTLNTQIKSLLETTFINVYVEGEISNLTYHNSGHIYFSIKDENSTISCVMFKGNAKYLKFQLEVGQKVTITGTITVYTPRGSYQLMCTKVEPSGQGALALAFEQLKAKLQAKGYFEQERKKKLPSYPKKIALVTSPTGAAIEDMKKVATNRWPLVELILIPTLVQGESSKFDIVESIKYADRLEVDLLVVGRGGGSIEDLWAFNEEIVADAIYNCEKPVISAVGHEIDFLISDFVADVRAATPSNAMEISLPDINEHRIYLDNFSTDLENRLKNLLNKKEVDLKNMYKLFEQNSLDSKFNFISEQIKVLKERYFNILKNYFQNKQSRLDLLKEQLKLSNPDNKYKNGYAQLSIDNKIVNLENLDLNDKVTLQTPKTIALCTIEDIKKQ, from the coding sequence TTGAATTCTGCAATTTCTGTTTCAACATTAAATACTCAAATAAAATCTCTACTTGAAACTACTTTTATCAATGTTTATGTAGAAGGTGAAATCTCTAATTTAACTTACCATAATTCTGGACACATCTATTTTTCAATCAAAGATGAAAATTCAACAATCTCTTGTGTGATGTTTAAAGGTAATGCAAAATATTTAAAGTTTCAACTTGAAGTAGGCCAAAAAGTCACTATTACAGGGACAATAACAGTATACACCCCAAGGGGAAGTTATCAACTTATGTGTACTAAAGTTGAACCCTCTGGACAAGGAGCTTTGGCTCTTGCTTTTGAACAATTAAAAGCAAAACTTCAAGCAAAGGGTTATTTTGAACAAGAAAGAAAGAAAAAACTTCCAAGCTATCCTAAAAAGATTGCATTAGTTACTTCTCCTACTGGTGCAGCAATTGAAGATATGAAAAAAGTTGCAACAAATAGGTGGCCTTTAGTTGAACTTATACTTATACCTACTTTAGTTCAAGGAGAGAGTTCAAAATTTGATATTGTTGAATCAATCAAATATGCAGATAGACTTGAGGTTGACTTATTAGTTGTAGGAAGAGGTGGAGGAAGTATTGAAGATTTATGGGCTTTCAATGAAGAGATAGTTGCAGATGCAATTTATAATTGTGAAAAACCTGTAATATCTGCAGTTGGACATGAAATAGATTTTTTAATTTCTGATTTTGTTGCTGATGTAAGGGCTGCAACTCCTTCAAATGCGATGGAAATTTCACTTCCTGATATTAATGAACATAGAATTTATTTAGACAATTTTAGTACAGATTTAGAAAATAGATTAAAAAATCTTTTAAATAAAAAAGAAGTAGATTTAAAAAATATGTATAAACTTTTTGAACAAAATTCTTTAGATTCAAAATTTAATTTTATTTCAGAGCAAATAAAAGTATTAAAAGAGCGTTATTTTAATATCTTAAAGAATTATTTCCAGAATAAACAAAGCCGACTTGATTTATTAAAAGAGCAATTAAAATTAAGCAATCCTGATAATAAATATAAAAATGGATATGCACAATTATCAATAGATAATAAAATAGTTAACTTAGAAAATCTTGACCTTAATGATAAAGTTACACTACAAACCCCTAAAACAATTGCTTTGTGTACCATTGAAGATATAAAAAAGCAATAG